Proteins found in one Fulvitalea axinellae genomic segment:
- a CDS encoding enoyl-ACP reductase FabI, translated as MSFNMLKGKKGIIFGALDENSIAWQTALVAKEQGAEFVLSNAPIALRMGKIQELGEQCDAKVIPADATSVEDLEKLFSEATEILGGKLDFVLHSIGMSPNVRKKKPYGELDYKLYMKTLDISALSFHKVMHVAEKQDVMNEWGSIVGLSYIAAQRVFPFYTDMADAKSLLESIARSYGYRFGKAKNVRVNTISQSPTVTKAGGGIKGFDVFFDYAEKMSPMGNAPADECAKYIVSLFSDFTRFVTMQNLYHDGGFSTTGISEDVVEMILDAKAREDEEKKDEE; from the coding sequence ATGTCATTCAATATGTTGAAAGGAAAAAAGGGCATCATCTTCGGCGCCCTTGACGAGAACTCGATCGCTTGGCAAACGGCACTGGTAGCCAAAGAACAAGGCGCCGAGTTTGTGTTGAGTAATGCGCCGATCGCGTTGCGTATGGGAAAAATCCAGGAGCTCGGCGAGCAGTGCGACGCCAAGGTGATTCCCGCCGATGCCACTTCTGTTGAAGATCTCGAAAAACTGTTCAGCGAAGCCACCGAAATTTTGGGCGGAAAATTGGATTTCGTGCTTCATTCGATTGGCATGAGCCCTAACGTGCGTAAAAAGAAGCCGTACGGGGAGTTGGATTACAAACTGTACATGAAAACGCTCGACATTTCGGCGTTGTCTTTCCATAAAGTGATGCACGTGGCCGAAAAGCAGGACGTGATGAACGAGTGGGGTTCTATCGTTGGCTTGAGCTACATCGCGGCGCAGCGCGTATTCCCGTTCTATACGGATATGGCCGACGCAAAATCGTTGTTGGAATCTATCGCGCGGAGTTACGGCTACCGTTTCGGTAAGGCCAAAAACGTGCGTGTAAACACCATCTCGCAATCGCCGACGGTCACCAAAGCGGGCGGAGGAATCAAAGGCTTTGACGTATTCTTCGATTACGCCGAGAAAATGTCGCCGATGGGCAACGCTCCGGCAGATGAATGCGCGAAATATATCGTGTCGTTGTTCTCGGACTTCACACGTTTCGTTACGATGCAAAACCTCTACCATGACGGCGGATTCTCGACTACGGGAATCTCGGAGGATGTTGTCGAGATGATTCTTGACGCCAAGGCCCGTGAGGACGAGGAGAAAAAGGACGAGGAATAA
- the ispE gene encoding 4-(cytidine 5'-diphospho)-2-C-methyl-D-erythritol kinase, with the protein MLTFPNAKINIGLYVTNKRPDGFHDLLSCFVPVPWEEALEILPAEKTEFFSTGIPIPGNPEGNLCLKAYELLRDDFDLPPVKIHLHKAIPIGAGLGGGSADATFTLKALNEMFSLDISDEKLEGYASRLGSDCPFFVKNSAVIAEGTGNIFSPIELDLSGYTLVMVNPGVHVSTAVAYSGITPKPANIDLADFLQKNSPEKWRGVVRNDFEEGVFAKFPVIAEAKENLYDSGAIYAAMSGSGATVFGLFESGNFPELKFPEEYEVKSFEL; encoded by the coding sequence TTGCTGACTTTTCCGAACGCCAAAATAAATATCGGCCTTTATGTGACGAACAAAAGGCCGGACGGATTTCACGATTTGCTTTCTTGCTTCGTCCCCGTACCGTGGGAAGAGGCGCTGGAAATTTTGCCTGCGGAAAAAACGGAGTTTTTCTCCACCGGCATTCCGATTCCCGGAAACCCGGAGGGGAACTTATGCCTAAAAGCCTACGAGCTTTTGCGCGACGATTTTGATTTGCCTCCGGTAAAAATCCACCTGCATAAAGCCATCCCGATAGGCGCCGGCTTAGGTGGCGGTTCCGCTGACGCCACTTTTACGCTGAAGGCTTTGAACGAGATGTTTTCGCTTGATATTTCCGACGAAAAATTGGAAGGGTACGCTTCGCGTTTAGGAAGCGATTGTCCTTTTTTCGTAAAAAATTCCGCGGTGATAGCGGAAGGCACAGGAAATATTTTTTCGCCGATTGAGCTTGATCTTTCAGGTTATACTTTGGTGATGGTTAATCCGGGCGTTCACGTAAGCACCGCTGTCGCTTATTCGGGCATAACTCCGAAGCCCGCGAATATTGACCTGGCGGATTTTCTCCAAAAAAATAGCCCCGAGAAGTGGCGGGGCGTTGTGCGTAACGATTTCGAAGAAGGTGTTTTCGCTAAATTTCCGGTAATCGCCGAAGCGAAAGAGAATTTGTACGATTCGGGCGCAATTTATGCCGCAATGTCGGGTTCCGGCGCTACGGTTTTCGGATTGTTTGAGAGCGGAAACTTTCCTGAGCTTAAATTTCCTGAAGAATACGAGGTCAAAAGCTTCGAGCTTTGA
- the frr gene encoding ribosome recycling factor: MEEIELVLELVREQMEKALKHTHNELTKIRAGKAMPNMLDGLTVDYYGSKTPVSQVASITTPDARSIVVKPWEKNMISEIERSIINSDLGLNPQNDGEVIRLNIPPLTGDRRRDLVKQAKGECENGKIGIRKARQEANDSLKQLQKDGASEDVVKTSEEKVQKITKEYTDKIDAAFTEKEKEITTV; this comes from the coding sequence AAGCGCTAAAGCACACGCACAACGAACTGACAAAAATCCGCGCCGGAAAAGCTATGCCAAACATGCTTGACGGCCTGACCGTAGACTATTACGGCTCCAAAACACCTGTCAGCCAAGTTGCCTCCATTACTACGCCTGACGCAAGAAGCATCGTGGTAAAACCTTGGGAGAAAAACATGATTAGCGAAATCGAGCGCTCAATCATCAACAGCGACTTGGGCCTCAACCCGCAAAACGACGGTGAGGTTATCCGCTTGAACATTCCCCCATTGACTGGTGACCGTCGCCGCGACTTGGTAAAACAGGCCAAAGGCGAGTGCGAAAACGGAAAAATCGGCATCAGAAAGGCCCGTCAGGAAGCTAACGACTCTTTGAAGCAGCTTCAAAAAGACGGCGCTTCGGAAGATGTTGTTAAGACTTCTGAGGAAAAAGTTCAGAAGATCACCAAGGAGTACACTGACAAAATTGACGCAGCTTTTACTGAAAAAGAAAAGGAAATCACGACAGTATAA
- a CDS encoding pitrilysin family protein, which translates to MVQYESFVLDNGLRVVVSEDPTTPMAAVNLIYDVGSRDEDPERTGFAHLFEHLMFGGSKNISSYDEHVQKVGGENNAFTSPDLTNFYVYLPAMNIETAFWLESDRMAALNLDSQVLEVQRKVVVEEFKQRYLNQPYGDVWAELRKMCYTTHPYRWPTIGKDISHIEEATMADVEAFYHKFYVPNNAVLSVVGNVTVEQVRELAEKWFGDIPAGEPCVRNLPAEPEQTEAKSVTKKADVPFDAIFKAYHMPGKASERFVTIDLLGDILGQGKSSRLHERLVKELGIFNDIGAFVTGSFDPGLFVVSGKLKKGQDIKKAEEEILKVLEEIRNEAPPQEELQKVKNQAEASLVFSEMETMSVAMFLGYATLMGDTDLINREPELIRAVTPEGVRSTAEWLLAPERCSTMYYLSEK; encoded by the coding sequence ATGGTTCAATACGAAAGCTTTGTACTTGACAACGGCTTGAGGGTGGTGGTGAGCGAAGATCCGACCACGCCGATGGCGGCAGTTAATTTGATTTATGATGTGGGCTCGCGCGACGAGGATCCGGAGAGGACGGGCTTCGCCCATTTGTTCGAGCATTTGATGTTCGGAGGGTCGAAAAACATCAGTTCGTACGACGAGCATGTGCAGAAAGTAGGAGGGGAGAATAACGCTTTCACCAGTCCGGACCTTACGAATTTCTATGTGTACCTGCCGGCAATGAATATTGAGACGGCTTTTTGGCTGGAATCGGACCGGATGGCGGCGCTTAATCTGGACTCCCAAGTTCTGGAAGTCCAAAGAAAAGTGGTGGTGGAAGAGTTTAAGCAAAGATACCTAAACCAGCCTTACGGCGATGTGTGGGCGGAGTTGCGGAAGATGTGTTACACGACCCATCCTTATCGCTGGCCGACTATCGGTAAGGATATTTCCCACATCGAAGAAGCCACGATGGCTGACGTTGAGGCTTTCTATCATAAATTCTACGTTCCGAACAATGCTGTTTTGTCAGTAGTGGGGAACGTGACTGTGGAGCAGGTTCGTGAACTTGCTGAAAAATGGTTTGGCGATATTCCTGCCGGAGAACCGTGTGTTCGGAATTTGCCCGCTGAACCGGAACAAACAGAGGCTAAATCGGTGACAAAAAAAGCCGACGTACCTTTTGACGCGATTTTCAAGGCTTATCACATGCCGGGTAAGGCTTCCGAGCGCTTTGTGACTATTGATTTGCTTGGTGATATTTTAGGCCAAGGAAAATCATCGCGCCTGCATGAACGCTTGGTAAAAGAGCTGGGAATTTTCAATGATATTGGAGCCTTTGTTACCGGTTCGTTTGATCCGGGACTCTTTGTTGTGAGCGGAAAGCTCAAAAAAGGTCAGGATATAAAGAAAGCCGAGGAGGAAATTCTCAAAGTGCTTGAAGAAATCCGTAACGAAGCGCCACCGCAAGAGGAATTGCAGAAGGTGAAGAACCAAGCCGAGGCAAGTCTCGTATTTTCCGAAATGGAAACCATGAGTGTGGCTATGTTCTTAGGCTATGCGACTTTGATGGGAGACACGGACTTGATCAACAGAGAGCCAGAGTTGATCCGTGCGGTCACGCCCGAAGGAGTTAGATCAACAGCGGAATGGTTGTTGGCTCCCGAGCGTTGCTCTACGATGTATTATCTAAGCGAAAAATAA
- the ytxJ gene encoding bacillithiol system redox-active protein YtxJ: MEWIPLTSFEQLDKIDSDSHNAPIVIFKHSTRCSISAMAKSRMDSGSLAQDFPESQAYYLDLLNHRDISNEIEARYRISHESPQLLIIKDGKCVTHTSHGGVKYGFVKDALSKI, translated from the coding sequence ATGGAATGGATTCCTTTGACATCCTTCGAACAACTGGATAAAATCGACAGCGACTCACATAACGCTCCCATCGTCATTTTCAAGCACAGCACACGTTGTTCTATCAGCGCAATGGCCAAGAGCAGAATGGATTCGGGATCGTTGGCCCAAGACTTTCCAGAGTCGCAAGCCTATTATCTGGATTTGCTAAACCACAGGGACATCAGCAACGAAATCGAAGCCCGGTACAGAATCAGCCACGAATCTCCGCAACTATTGATTATCAAAGACGGAAAATGCGTAACGCACACATCTCACGGCGGAGTCAAGTACGGTTTTGTAAAAGACGCTCTTTCCAAAATTTAA